tcttgGCATTGAAAAGATTAGAGAGTAGTATGCATCATTATACTTTAAAATTGTTTTGCTTCTTGTTTTGTTTTTCTGATTTTGTTTTGATGCAGTTATAGAATTTCTGCACGACCATTCTGTGCTCGTCACTCTCACATAATCGGTGAGAGTGATCTTGCAGGTCTCCTGTACATATATTGAATGAAGTCAGAAAACAGAAATACCGGCAATAGAACCAACTTAGTACCCATCACAAAAAACAACATTTGAAATCAAAACTTACCACCATGCTATCCCAAATTATATGCATCCGTTCTTCAGTTACTGGGATCAAGTAATGAAAAGAGAGATGCCTTAGCCAACTTCCATTTGCAACGACACAACATACAATTTACTGTGTTCAAGCCCTATGGCTTACCATTTACGCCATTGGGAATCTTCCTGAAATCATCAGAACCGAAAGCTTTCTGAGTGGAATTGATGGTGCAATGATCAGTTCCCACAACCTGCACAGGAACAAAGAACAGTTAGGTGCTTATTCAAGGGATGTTTCCGTCCCCATAGTAGACAATGTACAAACAATATTTCAGAAAAATAATATTCCTTTTATAATTTACCGCCTCGAACAATCTTCAAGCAGAGGCTAAACACCAGCTTGAAGCGCTTTATTTTAAGGACTCCATGACTTCACACTTTAGGAAATTAAGGTGGGATTCTGGATTCAAGCGTGTCACATGTAATA
Above is a window of Triticum dicoccoides isolate Atlit2015 ecotype Zavitan chromosome 5B, WEW_v2.0, whole genome shotgun sequence DNA encoding:
- the LOC119305184 gene encoding dihydropyrimidinase-like, giving the protein MRPRLPLPPVLQASHLVSVLRRLGSLAFLKVVGTDHCTINSTQKAFGSDDFRKIPNGVNVTEERMHIIWDSMVVSFDFKCCFL